A single window of bacterium DNA harbors:
- a CDS encoding chalcone isomerase family protein, which yields MKNLTIIVLALLLSAAWLPAASAAELAGVTLDDSITIGSNEVALAGMGIRTKTFLKVKVYVAGLYMENPGSDAGQIIGSDQAKAMVMQFLYKEVEGEKLQEAWREGFDANTLSPTDDLKKRMDRFVSLFTESALKDEKYIFAYEPGKGTTISLKGKVRATIPGADFAGALMAIWFGEKMGDGGLKALKDSLLEGTN from the coding sequence ATGAAAAACCTCACGATAATCGTTCTCGCTTTATTGCTGTCCGCTGCCTGGCTCCCGGCTGCCTCTGCCGCTGAACTCGCCGGTGTCACCCTGGATGATTCCATCACGATAGGGAGCAACGAGGTTGCCCTTGCGGGAATGGGCATCAGGACAAAGACATTTCTCAAGGTCAAGGTCTACGTTGCCGGCCTTTATATGGAAAACCCCGGAAGCGACGCCGGACAAATTATCGGGTCCGACCAGGCCAAGGCCATGGTGATGCAGTTCCTGTACAAGGAGGTTGAGGGAGAGAAACTCCAGGAAGCCTGGCGCGAAGGGTTCGATGCCAATACACTTTCGCCCACGGACGACCTTAAAAAACGAATGGATCGTTTTGTATCCCTTTTCACAGAGTCAGCCCTCAAGGACGAAAAGTACATTTTTGCCTATGAGCCCGGGAAAGGAACGACGATTTCGCTCAAGGGCAAGGTCAGGGCGACGATCCCCGGGGCGGATTTCGCCGGTGCCCTCATGGCCATCTGGTTTGGGGAGAAGATGGGCGACGGGGGACTGAAAGCACTGAAAGATTCTCTTCTTGAGGGCACAAACTAG
- a CDS encoding ABC transporter substrate-binding protein: protein MKKILQVVSVLALGLGLAASSLAAGKVVVASKIDTEGALLGNMIILVLESNGIPTENRTEFGPTPMVRKAIASGQIDIYPEYTGNGAFFFGLADDPLWKDAARGYEKVRELDMAENNVVWLTPAPANNTWAIAGRKDVTGENGITTLEDFARYVNGGGKIKLAGSEEFVNSAAALPAFQEAYGFTLRQDQLLTLSGGNTAQTEKAAATGVNGVNFTMAYGTDGQLSALGLVILQDTRSVQPVYEPAPIVRKEVLDLNPSIARILEPVFRSLDLVTLQTLNARIQVEGLDAKSVAETYLKEKGFLK from the coding sequence ATGAAAAAGATATTGCAGGTCGTGTCGGTCCTTGCTCTGGGCCTTGGCCTCGCGGCTTCTTCCCTGGCCGCCGGCAAGGTCGTGGTGGCATCCAAGATCGACACCGAAGGGGCCCTTCTGGGCAACATGATCATCCTGGTGCTGGAAAGTAACGGCATCCCTACCGAGAACAGGACCGAGTTCGGACCGACACCCATGGTCCGCAAGGCCATCGCCTCGGGACAGATCGACATCTATCCCGAATACACGGGAAACGGCGCCTTCTTTTTCGGCCTCGCCGACGATCCCCTGTGGAAGGACGCTGCCAGGGGGTATGAAAAGGTCAGGGAGCTTGACATGGCCGAAAACAACGTGGTCTGGCTGACTCCCGCACCGGCCAACAACACGTGGGCCATCGCCGGACGCAAGGACGTGACGGGTGAAAACGGGATCACCACCCTCGAGGATTTCGCCCGATACGTCAACGGCGGCGGCAAGATCAAGCTGGCGGGCTCCGAGGAGTTCGTCAACAGCGCCGCGGCTCTTCCGGCCTTCCAGGAGGCCTACGGTTTCACCCTGAGGCAGGATCAGCTCCTGACCCTGTCTGGAGGCAATACCGCCCAGACCGAAAAAGCGGCAGCCACCGGCGTTAACGGTGTCAACTTCACCATGGCCTACGGCACGGACGGACAGCTCTCAGCCCTCGGCCTGGTCATCCTCCAGGACACCAGGAGCGTGCAGCCCGTTTATGAACCGGCCCCCATCGTCCGCAAGGAAGTGCTCGACCTGAACCCGTCCATCGCCAGGATACTGGAACCGGTGTTCCGGTCTCTGGACCTCGTCACGCTCCAGACCCTGAACGCAAGGATCCAGGTGGAGGGGCTGGATGCGAAGAGCGTCGCGGAAACGTACCTGAAAGAAAAAGGGTTCTTAAAATAG
- a CDS encoding ABC transporter permease yields MHRFLSINKITLIFSSLGLWSLLFSGFATFRPNRLLDGEPVSLFEAAGVPSALLITGIWLLILLASLLPVPRRINGHLLSLSASSLWPLYLGAAGTYASRVASQAGSLARVSLGPATWTALFLTALLPGYIWQRGDVRDRIFLICAGLAALAAVAGLFASGHLAELSILREFSNRQDRFFGELAHHVTLSLSSVFLATAMGLPLGILAHRGKRLRTPLFFILNIFQTIPSLALFGILIPVLAALIQMWPRLTGLGIQAIGSTPALIALIAYSLLPVARNSYAGFASVDIAAVDAGRGMGMSTLQLLWRVELPIASPVILSGIRIALVQAIGLTAVAALIGAGGLGVFIFQGLGQAATDLILLGAVPIIVMAVVVDSFMNGLIELFRPRGMK; encoded by the coding sequence ATGCACCGCTTTCTCTCCATAAACAAGATCACCCTGATCTTTTCCTCGCTGGGGCTTTGGTCTCTGCTGTTTTCCGGATTCGCCACCTTCAGACCCAACCGTCTTCTTGACGGTGAACCTGTCTCCCTGTTCGAGGCAGCCGGTGTTCCTTCCGCCCTCCTGATCACGGGGATATGGCTCCTGATCCTGCTCGCATCCCTGCTGCCGGTACCGCGGCGCATCAACGGACATCTGCTTTCCCTTTCGGCATCCTCACTCTGGCCCCTGTACCTTGGGGCAGCCGGCACCTACGCCTCCAGGGTAGCCTCTCAAGCAGGCTCCCTGGCACGGGTCTCCCTGGGTCCGGCAACATGGACTGCCCTTTTTCTGACCGCCCTTCTCCCGGGCTACATCTGGCAGCGTGGTGACGTCAGAGACCGTATTTTTCTGATTTGTGCCGGCCTTGCAGCTCTTGCCGCTGTCGCCGGTCTGTTCGCCTCGGGTCATCTGGCCGAGCTCTCGATCCTCAGGGAATTCAGCAACCGCCAGGACAGGTTTTTCGGGGAGTTGGCCCATCACGTGACGCTCTCCTTGAGTTCAGTATTTCTGGCAACGGCAATGGGCCTTCCACTTGGCATCCTCGCTCACCGGGGCAAACGGCTGAGAACACCCCTCTTTTTCATACTCAACATCTTCCAGACCATACCCAGCCTCGCCCTTTTCGGAATCCTCATCCCTGTTCTGGCAGCCCTCATCCAGATGTGGCCCCGGCTGACAGGTCTCGGTATCCAGGCTATCGGATCCACTCCGGCCCTCATCGCCCTGATCGCCTACAGCCTGCTTCCCGTGGCAAGAAACAGCTATGCCGGATTCGCCTCCGTGGACATCGCCGCCGTGGACGCCGGAAGGGGGATGGGTATGTCCACCCTTCAGCTGCTCTGGCGGGTCGAGCTCCCCATCGCGTCGCCGGTCATCCTTTCAGGGATCCGCATCGCCCTTGTCCAGGCCATCGGTCTTACGGCCGTGGCCGCCCTCATCGGCGCTGGCGGTTTGGGCGTGTTTATCTTTCAGGGATTGGGACAGGCCGCCACCGACCTCATCCTGCTCGGCGCTGTCCCGATTATCGTCATGGCCGTCGTCGTCGACAGTTTCATGAACGGCCTCATCGAACTTTTCAGACCCAGGGGAATGAAATGA